A DNA window from Rhineura floridana isolate rRhiFlo1 chromosome 11, rRhiFlo1.hap2, whole genome shotgun sequence contains the following coding sequences:
- the LOC133367889 gene encoding olfactory receptor 13G1-like: MKVFSIKLIEIRNQSAVFMLSGLTSSPELQTLLFPFFIFIYAMALAGNSLLIFTICTCRKLHTPMYFLLINLSLVNVFSISVTTPKLLQTLWTHRKIISFYGCIAQVYLFIWLLVTELLILTCMAFDRYAAICQPLRYTNIMRKEVCVSIATGVWVIGMINSAVHAGLVLQLSFCNSNIINHFFCDLPPLLKLSCSDTSLNETMAFVADVVFGISSCGLTLTSYCFILRAIFRIHSTEGKKKAFSTCSSHLIVVSFYFSTVIYTYIRPTSVYSLDKDKVISLLYSVVPPVVNPVIYSLRNKEVKDSLKAIIGEAVNVLNR, encoded by the exons ATGAAG GTCTTCAGCATCAAACTCATTGAAATAAGGAACCAGTCAGCTGTATTCAtgctgagtggtttaacaagttCACCTGAACTGCAGACACTTCTCTTTCCATTCTTCATATTCATATACGCCATGGCACTGGCAGGGAACTCCCTCCTCATCTTTACCATATGTACTTGCAGGAAACtccacactcccatgtacttcctGCTCATCAATTTGTCCTTAGTGAATGTATTCTCCATCTCAGTTACAACTCCTAAGTTGCTCCAGACTCTTTGGACCCACAGAAAGATCATCTCTTTTTATGGATGCATCGCTCAAGTGTATTTGTTCATATGGCTATTGGTAACAGAACTTCTGATTCTCACATGTATGGCTTTTGACCGCTATGCTGCTATCTGTCAACCTTTACGGTATACAAAcatcatgaggaaggaagtgtgtgttAGCATTGCCACTGGAGTGTGGGTCATAGGGATGATCAATTCTGCAGTTCATGCTGGACTTGTGCTGCAACTGTCTTTCTGCAACTCTAACATCATCAatcatttcttctgtgatttacCCCCGCTTTTAAAACTCTCATGTTCTGACACCAGCCTGAATGAGACTATGGCTTTTGTGGCAGATGTGGTCTTTGGGATCAGTAGCTGTGGGTTGACCTTAACttcttattgttttattctgAGAGCTATCTTCCGGATTCATTCcactgaagggaagaagaaagctttttccacatgttCCTCACATCTAATTGtagttagtttttatttttccacCGTCATCTACACATACATCAGGCCCACCTCTGTCTACTCTCTAGACAAAGACAAGGTCATTTCTCTCCTTTATTCAGTGGTACCCCCAGTTGTTAACCCTGTCATATATTCTTTGAGAAACAAGGAAGTTAAAGATTCACTCAAGGCAATTATTG gtgaggctgtcaacgtgCTGAACCGGTGA